Proteins encoded in a region of the Paramagnetospirillum magneticum AMB-1 genome:
- the era gene encoding GTPase Era has translation MNEVPETEQRCGFVAVVGAPNAGKSTLVNALVGTKVSIVSPKVQTTRFRVMGIAMVGEAQVVLVDTPGIFAPKKRLERAMVAAAWGGTNDADHICLLIDAAKGYDDESRAIVDKLKETKRQAILVLNKVDLVKRDKLLGLTAQLDAEGIFTDVFMISALKGDGIADLLAHLGKLVAPGPWMFPEDQVSDLPQRLLAAEITREKAFLALYQELPYSLHVETEKWEEKDDGSARIDQVIYVERESQKPIVLGKAGRQIKSIGAAARQELEELLERRVHLFIHIKVREDWSEKRGHYSEIGLDFDS, from the coding sequence ATGAATGAAGTCCCCGAAACCGAACAGCGCTGCGGCTTCGTGGCGGTGGTCGGCGCTCCCAATGCCGGCAAGTCGACGCTGGTCAACGCCCTGGTGGGCACCAAGGTGTCCATCGTCTCGCCCAAGGTGCAGACCACCCGCTTCCGGGTGATGGGCATCGCCATGGTGGGCGAGGCCCAGGTGGTCCTGGTGGATACCCCCGGCATCTTCGCGCCCAAGAAGCGGCTGGAGCGTGCCATGGTGGCCGCCGCCTGGGGCGGCACCAATGATGCCGACCACATCTGCCTGCTGATCGACGCGGCCAAGGGCTATGACGACGAATCCCGCGCCATCGTCGACAAGCTGAAGGAGACCAAGCGTCAGGCCATTCTGGTGCTGAACAAGGTGGATCTGGTCAAGCGCGACAAGCTGCTGGGCCTGACCGCCCAACTGGACGCCGAGGGCATCTTCACCGACGTCTTCATGATCAGCGCGCTGAAGGGCGACGGCATCGCCGATCTGCTGGCCCATCTGGGCAAGCTGGTGGCACCGGGGCCGTGGATGTTCCCGGAGGATCAGGTCTCGGACCTGCCGCAGCGCCTGCTGGCCGCCGAGATCACCCGTGAAAAGGCCTTCCTCGCCCTTTATCAGGAGCTTCCGTACTCCCTGCACGTGGAGACCGAGAAGTGGGAGGAAAAGGACGACGGCTCGGCCCGCATCGATCAGGTGATCTATGTGGAGCGGGAAAGCCAGAAGCCTATCGTCCTGGGCAAGGCCGGGCGCCAGATCAAGTCCATCGGCGCCGCCGCCCGTCAGGAGCTGGAAGAACTGCTGGAACGTCGCGTCCACCTGTTCATCCACATCAAGGTGCGCGAGGACTGGTCGGAAAAGCGCGGCCATTACTCCGAGATTGGCCTGGATTTCGATTCATGA
- a CDS encoding AMP-binding protein, with protein sequence MRLSSGAPGGVPSAHVDRFARELLPPPDLWPVFDYSAPHLSHYPDRINAAAALIDTAVAAGFGAKPVFHYGEGTWSYAHLLDRAERIARVLTEDFWLVPGARVLLRSANTPMLVACWLAVLKAGGICVTTMPLLRAKELSYIVEKARVSIALCELDLAEEMDLTRQKMAELRHVAYFTPLCDGAKAEADLDRRAEAKPTGFANVDTAADDVALITFTSGTTGNPKGAMHFHRDILASCDCWPRRHTLEPDEVVIGSPSIAFTYGKAAFMMYPLRHRATAVLVPKPTPELILEGIQRHRATSLYAVPTAFNAMLGMVGKYDISSLRKASSAGEHLRPKLYDDWLERTGVKLVNGIGMTEMLTHFICQSADVAKPGATGFPVDGYTACILDDDFNPLPVGSKGRLAVRGPTGCRYLDDQARQAAFVRNGWNVTGDIMEQDAEGWFWYVDRSDDMIVSSGYNISAQEVERAVLEHPKVAECAVIGVPDEARGTIVRACIVLDNPSQASELLAEEIQNFVKANIAPYKYPREIRFVDFLPKTQTGKIQRFRLREL encoded by the coding sequence ATGCGCTTGTCCAGTGGAGCTCCAGGGGGCGTGCCCAGTGCCCATGTGGACCGCTTTGCCCGCGAACTGCTGCCGCCGCCCGATCTGTGGCCGGTCTTCGACTACTCGGCACCGCACCTCAGCCACTACCCCGACCGCATCAACGCGGCGGCCGCGCTGATCGATACCGCCGTGGCGGCTGGTTTCGGCGCCAAGCCGGTGTTCCACTATGGGGAGGGGACCTGGAGCTACGCCCATCTGCTCGACCGGGCCGAGCGCATCGCCCGGGTGCTGACCGAGGATTTCTGGCTGGTGCCGGGCGCCCGGGTGCTGCTGCGCTCGGCCAATACGCCCATGCTGGTGGCCTGCTGGCTGGCGGTGCTGAAGGCGGGCGGTATCTGCGTCACCACCATGCCGCTGCTGCGCGCCAAGGAACTGAGCTACATCGTCGAGAAGGCCCGCGTCTCCATCGCCCTGTGCGAGCTGGATCTGGCCGAGGAGATGGATCTCACCCGCCAGAAGATGGCTGAGCTGCGCCATGTCGCCTATTTCACCCCCCTCTGCGACGGGGCCAAGGCCGAGGCCGATCTGGACCGTCGGGCCGAGGCCAAGCCCACCGGCTTCGCCAATGTGGATACGGCGGCCGATGACGTGGCGCTGATCACCTTCACCTCGGGGACCACAGGCAACCCCAAGGGCGCCATGCACTTTCACCGCGACATCCTGGCGTCGTGCGATTGCTGGCCGCGCCGCCATACCCTGGAGCCGGACGAGGTGGTGATCGGCTCGCCTTCCATCGCCTTCACCTATGGCAAGGCGGCGTTCATGATGTACCCGCTGCGTCATCGCGCCACCGCCGTGCTGGTGCCCAAGCCGACGCCCGAGCTGATTCTGGAGGGAATCCAGCGTCACCGCGCCACCAGCCTTTACGCGGTGCCCACCGCCTTCAACGCCATGCTGGGAATGGTGGGCAAGTACGACATCTCGTCGCTCCGCAAGGCCTCCTCGGCGGGCGAGCACCTGCGGCCCAAGCTTTACGACGACTGGCTGGAGCGGACCGGCGTCAAGCTGGTCAACGGCATCGGCATGACCGAGATGCTGACCCATTTCATCTGTCAGTCGGCCGACGTGGCCAAGCCGGGGGCCACCGGCTTTCCCGTGGACGGCTACACCGCCTGCATCCTGGATGACGACTTCAATCCGCTGCCGGTGGGGTCCAAGGGACGGCTGGCGGTGCGTGGCCCCACCGGCTGCCGCTATCTCGACGATCAGGCCCGCCAGGCCGCCTTTGTCCGCAACGGTTGGAACGTCACCGGCGACATCATGGAGCAGGATGCCGAGGGCTGGTTCTGGTATGTGGACCGTTCGGACGACATGATCGTCTCGTCGGGCTACAACATCTCGGCCCAGGAGGTGGAGCGCGCCGTCCTCGAGCATCCCAAGGTGGCGGAATGCGCGGTGATCGGCGTACCCGACGAGGCGCGGGGCACCATCGTCCGGGCCTGCATCGTGCTGGACAATCCCTCCCAGGCGTCGGAACTGCTGGCCGAGGAGATCCAGAACTTCGTGAAGGCCAATATCGCCCCATACAAATATCCGCGCGAGATCCGGTTCGTCGACTTCCTGCCCAAGACCCAGACCGGCAAGATCCAGCGCTTTCGCCTCAGGGAATTGTAG